One segment of Sphingomonas telluris DNA contains the following:
- a CDS encoding cold-shock protein — MPIGTVKFFNEQKGYGFIAPEDGGNDAFVHISAVERAGMQTLQKDQRVSFELEQDRRGKASAVNLQSA, encoded by the coding sequence ATGCCGATCGGCACAGTAAAGTTTTTCAACGAGCAAAAGGGTTACGGCTTCATCGCGCCGGAGGACGGCGGCAACGATGCTTTCGTGCACATTTCCGCGGTTGAGCGTGCAGGCATGCAGACGCTCCAGAAGGACCAGCGCGTAAGCTTTGAGTTGGAGCAGGATCGCCGCGGCAAGGCCAGCGCCGTCAATCTTCAATCCGCCTAA
- the parE gene encoding DNA topoisomerase IV subunit B, translated as MADLFASSSATPSPESYDASSIEVLEGLEPVRRRPGMYIGGTDARALHHLAAEVIDNAMDEAVAGHASRIEVTLDKGNRLTVFDNGRGIPVDPHPKYPGKSALEVIMTTLHSGGKFEGKAYSTSGGLHGVGVSVVNALSTETIIEVARDKKLYRQAFSKGVAISPLEEVGAAPNKRGTTVTFTPDPEIFGAESIFDPLRLLRLVRSKAYLFAGVEIRWRCDPSLSSADVPEQAVFQFPGGLADSLAEQLGDRPTVTNQPFAGKQDFPAADGASQGSAEWAVAWPLYSDGSESYYCNTIPTPDGGTHEAGLRAALTKGLRAFGELVGNKKAKEITADDVFNGVELMLSVFIRNPHFQSQTKDRLTSLEAARFVENAVRDHFDHYLADNMDRGRALLGSIVERMEERLRRRAEREVKRKTPTSARKLRLPGKLTDCASDDPEGTELFIVEGDSAGGSAKQARDRKTQAILPIRGKILNVASATADKIRANQEIADLNLALGCGTKDKFDEASLRYERIVIMTDADVDGAHIATLLMTFFFQEMPELVRRGHLFLAQPPLYRLTAGAKTLYARDDAHRAELEATEFKGKKAEVSRFKGLGEMNPNQLKETTMDPKTRSMLKVTLPAAYEDRQPVKDLVERLMGKDPAERFKFIQSRASAVDEEEIDA; from the coding sequence ATGGCCGACCTCTTCGCTTCCTCTTCCGCCACGCCTTCACCCGAAAGCTACGACGCTTCCTCGATCGAGGTTCTCGAAGGTCTGGAGCCCGTCCGCCGTCGTCCGGGCATGTACATCGGCGGCACCGACGCCCGCGCGCTCCACCACCTCGCTGCCGAGGTCATCGACAATGCGATGGACGAGGCGGTCGCCGGCCACGCGAGCCGGATCGAGGTCACGCTCGACAAGGGCAACCGCCTGACCGTGTTCGATAACGGCCGCGGCATCCCCGTCGACCCGCACCCGAAATATCCGGGCAAGTCGGCGCTCGAGGTGATCATGACCACCCTTCACTCGGGCGGTAAGTTCGAGGGCAAGGCCTACAGCACCTCCGGCGGCCTGCACGGCGTCGGCGTCAGCGTCGTCAACGCCCTCTCGACCGAGACGATCATCGAGGTCGCCCGCGACAAGAAGCTCTACCGCCAGGCCTTCTCCAAAGGTGTCGCCATCTCGCCACTGGAAGAGGTCGGCGCTGCTCCGAACAAGCGCGGCACCACCGTCACCTTCACGCCCGATCCGGAGATTTTCGGCGCGGAGAGCATCTTCGATCCGCTCCGCCTGCTCAGGCTCGTCCGTTCCAAGGCCTACCTCTTCGCGGGCGTCGAGATCCGCTGGCGGTGCGACCCGTCGCTCAGCTCAGCGGACGTTCCCGAACAGGCCGTCTTCCAATTCCCCGGCGGCCTCGCCGACAGCCTCGCCGAGCAGCTTGGCGACCGTCCTACCGTCACCAACCAGCCCTTCGCCGGCAAGCAGGACTTCCCCGCCGCCGACGGCGCCTCGCAGGGCAGCGCCGAATGGGCCGTCGCCTGGCCGCTCTATTCGGACGGCTCCGAAAGCTATTACTGCAACACCATCCCAACCCCCGACGGCGGTACGCACGAGGCGGGCCTCCGCGCCGCTCTTACCAAGGGCCTCCGCGCCTTCGGAGAGCTGGTCGGCAACAAGAAGGCGAAGGAGATCACCGCCGACGACGTCTTCAACGGCGTCGAGCTGATGCTCAGCGTGTTCATCCGCAACCCGCACTTCCAGAGTCAGACCAAGGACCGCCTCACCAGCCTCGAGGCCGCGCGCTTCGTCGAGAATGCGGTCCGCGACCATTTCGATCATTACCTCGCCGACAATATGGACCGCGGCCGCGCGCTCCTGGGCTCGATCGTCGAGCGGATGGAGGAGCGCCTCCGCCGCCGCGCGGAGCGCGAGGTCAAGCGCAAGACCCCCACCTCCGCGCGCAAGCTCCGCCTCCCCGGCAAGCTCACCGACTGCGCCAGCGACGACCCCGAAGGCACCGAGCTGTTCATCGTCGAAGGCGACAGCGCCGGCGGCTCCGCCAAGCAGGCCCGCGACCGCAAGACGCAGGCGATCCTCCCCATCCGCGGCAAGATCCTCAACGTCGCCAGCGCCACCGCCGACAAGATCCGCGCCAACCAGGAAATCGCCGACCTCAACCTCGCGTTGGGCTGCGGCACCAAAGACAAGTTCGACGAGGCGAGCCTCCGCTACGAGCGGATCGTCATCATGACGGACGCGGACGTGGACGGCGCCCACATAGCGACGCTCCTCATGACCTTTTTCTTCCAGGAGATGCCGGAGCTGGTCCGCCGCGGCCACCTCTTCCTCGCCCAGCCGCCGCTCTACCGCCTCACCGCCGGAGCCAAGACCCTCTACGCCCGCGACGACGCCCACCGCGCCGAGCTCGAAGCGACCGAGTTCAAGGGCAAGAAGGCCGAAGTCAGCCGCTTCAAGGGCCTCGGTGAGATGAACCCGAACCAGCTCAAGGAAACCACCATGGACCCGAAGACGCGGTCCATGCTGAAGGTGACGCTACCGGCGGCCTACGAGGACCGGCAGCCCGTCAAGGATCTGGTCGAGCGCCTGATGGGCAAGGACCCGGCGGAGCGCTTCAAGTTCATCCAGTCGCGAGCAAGCGCGGTGGATGAAGAGGAAATCGACGCTTAG
- a CDS encoding Hsp20 family protein, which yields MRSAFDFAPFRRSTVGFDRLFDMLENSGTGQAQENYPPFDLIRLGENDYRIELAVAGFQPNEIDITAQQNVLIVSGKKKEESDNKGSDYIYRGIATRSFERRFALADHIQVRGADLKDGLLAIELVREIPEAMKPRKISIGGEQPASQQTLEAQREAENA from the coding sequence ATGCGCAGTGCATTCGATTTCGCGCCGTTCCGGCGCTCCACCGTCGGCTTCGACCGGCTCTTCGACATGCTCGAGAACAGCGGAACCGGCCAGGCCCAGGAGAACTATCCGCCGTTCGACCTCATCCGGCTCGGCGAGAACGACTATCGGATCGAACTCGCGGTTGCCGGCTTCCAGCCGAACGAGATCGACATCACGGCCCAGCAGAACGTGCTGATCGTCAGCGGCAAGAAGAAGGAAGAGTCCGACAACAAGGGCTCCGACTACATCTACCGCGGCATCGCGACCCGCTCGTTCGAGCGCCGCTTCGCGCTTGCCGATCACATCCAGGTGCGCGGCGCAGACCTGAAGGACGGCCTGCTGGCGATCGAACTGGTGCGTGAGATCCCCGAGGCGATGAAGCCCCGGAAGATCAGCATCGGCGGCGAGCAGCCTGCTTCGCAGCAGACGCTCGAGGCGCAGCGGGAGGCTGAGAACGCCTAA
- a CDS encoding OsmC family protein — protein MLDTVKNAPVNGLDLQALGEVVEAIEADKSKAIVGFDVTTRWLGQTRSETIVEGFTLAGERIPRSHKIVADEPHELLGSDSAPNPQELLMAAFNACITVGYVAGAALKGITLDSLEIKTRGELDLRGFLGLSDSVPPGYQNVDYEVRIKGDGSAEDFAEIHETVMKTSPNYFNMSRPIKMNGSLRVG, from the coding sequence ATGTTGGATACCGTCAAGAATGCGCCCGTGAACGGCCTGGACCTGCAGGCGCTCGGCGAAGTCGTCGAAGCGATCGAAGCGGATAAGTCGAAGGCCATCGTCGGCTTCGACGTGACCACCCGATGGCTTGGCCAGACCCGCAGCGAGACCATTGTCGAGGGCTTCACCCTGGCCGGCGAGCGCATACCGCGGAGCCACAAGATTGTCGCCGACGAGCCGCACGAGCTGCTCGGGTCCGATAGCGCGCCGAACCCGCAGGAGCTGCTGATGGCGGCGTTCAACGCCTGCATCACCGTCGGCTACGTGGCCGGCGCGGCGCTCAAGGGCATCACTTTGGACTCGCTGGAGATCAAGACCCGCGGCGAGCTCGACCTTCGCGGCTTCCTGGGCCTCAGCGACTCCGTGCCGCCGGGCTACCAGAACGTCGACTACGAAGTTCGCATCAAGGGTGACGGATCGGCGGAAGACTTCGCCGAGATCCACGAGACCGTGATGAAGACCTCGCCCAACTACTTCAACATGAGCCGCCCCATCAAAATGAACGGCTCACTCCGCGTCGGCTAG
- a CDS encoding diiron oxygenase, which produces MYHNFNYETTLASSLKAQWQLDDVLRTDQELDFSRNFMPESLARTANVEGLNPFEQRLLNQISAHQYLSIFGIVEEFLLPFVLDHARPHLMDDDWLVRALLNFAGEEAKHIHLFKRYHTAFVRGFPVECQVIGPSEAIGREILRHDPLAVGLVILMIEWMTQAHYLGSIRDDQDLDPLFKSLMKFHWMEEAQHAKLDTLIVDALAEGRTADMDRVIDEFFEIGAFLDDGLKMQTSFNLDALEKVIGRKLDSREALQEQQHQAARWTYIGSGMVHERFKATLESISPKAAARIAEAAPLFA; this is translated from the coding sequence ATGTATCACAACTTCAATTACGAGACGACGCTCGCGTCCTCACTTAAGGCGCAGTGGCAGCTCGACGACGTTCTTCGGACGGACCAGGAACTCGACTTCAGCCGCAACTTCATGCCGGAAAGCCTGGCGCGAACTGCGAATGTCGAAGGCCTGAACCCGTTCGAGCAGCGCCTGCTGAACCAGATTTCGGCGCACCAGTACCTGAGCATTTTCGGCATCGTCGAGGAGTTCCTTCTCCCGTTCGTGCTCGATCATGCCCGGCCGCATCTGATGGATGACGACTGGCTCGTCCGTGCCCTTCTCAACTTCGCCGGCGAGGAGGCCAAGCACATCCACTTGTTCAAGCGCTACCATACGGCGTTTGTTCGGGGTTTCCCTGTCGAGTGCCAGGTGATCGGACCATCCGAAGCAATCGGCAGGGAAATTCTCCGCCACGATCCGCTCGCGGTCGGGCTGGTGATCCTGATGATCGAATGGATGACGCAGGCCCATTACCTGGGCAGCATCCGCGACGATCAGGACCTCGATCCGCTCTTTAAGAGCCTGATGAAGTTCCACTGGATGGAAGAAGCCCAGCACGCGAAGCTCGACACGTTGATCGTGGACGCGCTCGCCGAAGGCCGCACCGCCGACATGGACAGGGTCATCGACGAGTTCTTCGAGATCGGCGCCTTCCTCGACGACGGATTGAAGATGCAGACTAGCTTCAATCTCGACGCGCTCGAGAAGGTCATCGGCCGCAAGCTCGATAGCCGCGAGGCGCTTCAGGAGCAGCAGCACCAGGCCGCACGCTGGACCTACATCGGCTCCGGCATGGTGCACGAGCGCTTCAAGGCAACGCTCGAGAGCATCTCGCCGAAGGCCGCGGCCCGCATCGCGGAAGCCGCTCCGCTCTTCGCCTGA
- a CDS encoding alpha/beta fold hydrolase: MDVLSDILGSLRLSGGVVVDGEFSGDFCVAAEFTPGHFTPFFPVPDKLVSYHYVRSGKLIVELDGMAPVTLEAGSIAILPRNDPHRLASRSGIPPANPNDISRVTAEGVHRVTTGTDGEKAEVWCGFLETANTSDHPILDALPPLLTLKVVGGEAEWLDTSMRFLAEQNPSSEVVAKLAELFLTQAVREYVEHLPAGASGWLRGLTDPAVTKALSIIHSRYAEDIDVETLAREAGVSRTVLGEKFTELIGEPPMRYCAQWRMRVAANMLRDGKQNAANVAYAVGFNSEAAFTRAFKREYGEPPATWRRRMEEEAKERAERAAGGLPEQIVRYCTAKDGTRLAFSAVGDGPPLVKAANWLNHLEHDWKSPVWRHWLHELTTGHTLIRYDERANGMSDWDTPEISFEAFVDDLECVIDCAGVEKFDLLGISQGASVAIAYAVRHPDRVRKLLICGGYAAGWATRGDAEEIARREALITLTETGWGADHPTYRQIFTNLYIPDGSREQVDWWNEMQKVSCSPANAVKLQRALSLIDVRDLLPKVSVPTLIFHSKDDQVVPFAAGENLAKHIPGATFVPLEGDNHIILEKEAAWQHFTRVSREFLNSGDWEASAPAIATRTRSEDEFDTCNGPDGARIAYATNGSGFPIVKAPNWMTHLKHDWTSPVYGHWYEFAVQLGKLIRMDLRGFGLSDWDTPSFTFDDMVGDMEVVLDHAQLERFDLVAVSHGCAFAMAYAARHPERVRKLVLVNSFAAGWRVRADPQEIAFRESLLEMNRQRPSFRRSLLGEMFITLYFPSASDELIAWHNEHFQTLGPVPNMEKMIQLASMIDVRDELPKIKAETLIFHADKDGNAPVHVGRQVAEAIAGARFIELDSANHVLLGDEPAWRQFTRQARAFLRG, translated from the coding sequence ATGGATGTTTTGTCGGACATTCTAGGGTCGCTGCGCCTCAGCGGAGGCGTGGTGGTCGATGGGGAGTTCAGCGGGGATTTCTGCGTCGCCGCAGAATTCACGCCCGGGCACTTCACGCCGTTCTTCCCGGTTCCCGACAAGCTCGTCAGCTATCACTATGTCCGCTCGGGCAAGCTGATCGTCGAGCTGGACGGGATGGCCCCGGTGACCCTGGAAGCGGGTTCGATCGCGATCCTGCCGCGGAACGACCCGCACCGTCTGGCCAGCCGCTCCGGCATCCCGCCGGCCAATCCCAACGACATCAGCCGGGTCACGGCTGAGGGCGTTCACCGGGTCACGACCGGAACCGACGGGGAGAAGGCGGAAGTCTGGTGCGGCTTCCTCGAAACGGCGAACACCAGCGATCATCCGATCCTCGACGCGCTTCCTCCTCTGCTGACGCTGAAGGTCGTGGGTGGGGAGGCTGAGTGGCTCGACACGTCGATGCGCTTCCTGGCCGAGCAGAATCCGTCCTCCGAGGTCGTCGCAAAGCTGGCCGAGCTGTTCCTGACCCAGGCGGTCCGGGAATATGTCGAGCATCTTCCCGCGGGGGCCAGCGGTTGGCTGCGCGGGCTGACGGACCCGGCGGTGACCAAGGCCCTGTCGATCATCCATAGCCGCTACGCCGAGGACATCGACGTTGAGACTCTCGCGCGCGAGGCAGGGGTTTCGCGAACTGTCCTTGGCGAGAAGTTCACCGAGCTCATCGGCGAGCCGCCGATGCGGTACTGCGCCCAATGGCGCATGCGCGTTGCGGCGAACATGCTTCGCGACGGCAAGCAGAATGCCGCGAACGTGGCCTATGCGGTCGGCTTCAATTCGGAGGCGGCGTTCACGCGCGCGTTCAAGCGCGAGTATGGCGAGCCGCCCGCCACGTGGCGGCGGAGGATGGAGGAAGAGGCGAAGGAGCGCGCCGAACGTGCCGCCGGCGGACTTCCCGAGCAGATCGTTCGCTATTGCACGGCCAAGGATGGGACTCGGCTGGCCTTCTCTGCGGTCGGCGATGGGCCGCCGCTGGTGAAGGCGGCGAACTGGCTCAATCACCTTGAGCATGACTGGAAGAGCCCGGTGTGGCGGCACTGGCTTCACGAGCTGACGACCGGCCACACACTCATCCGTTACGACGAGCGGGCCAACGGCATGTCCGACTGGGACACGCCGGAGATCTCGTTCGAGGCCTTCGTCGACGATCTGGAATGCGTGATCGATTGCGCGGGGGTCGAGAAGTTCGACCTGCTCGGCATCAGCCAGGGCGCGTCGGTGGCCATCGCCTATGCTGTCCGCCATCCCGACCGAGTGCGGAAGCTGCTGATCTGCGGCGGCTATGCCGCGGGCTGGGCGACGCGCGGTGACGCGGAGGAGATTGCGCGGCGCGAGGCGCTGATCACGCTGACCGAAACGGGATGGGGGGCCGACCATCCGACCTACCGCCAGATCTTCACCAACCTCTACATTCCCGACGGCAGCCGCGAGCAGGTCGACTGGTGGAACGAGATGCAGAAGGTGAGCTGCTCGCCCGCCAATGCCGTCAAGCTCCAGCGTGCGCTGTCGCTGATCGACGTCCGCGACCTGCTTCCAAAGGTCAGCGTGCCGACGCTCATCTTCCATTCGAAGGACGACCAGGTGGTGCCGTTCGCGGCTGGGGAAAATCTGGCGAAGCACATTCCGGGCGCGACCTTCGTCCCGCTTGAGGGCGACAACCACATCATCCTGGAGAAGGAAGCCGCCTGGCAGCACTTCACGCGCGTGTCCCGCGAGTTTCTGAACTCCGGCGACTGGGAAGCATCGGCGCCGGCGATCGCGACCCGGACGCGCTCGGAAGATGAATTCGACACGTGCAACGGGCCGGACGGCGCCCGCATCGCCTACGCGACGAACGGGTCAGGCTTCCCGATCGTCAAGGCGCCGAACTGGATGACTCACCTGAAGCACGACTGGACGAGCCCGGTATACGGTCACTGGTACGAGTTCGCCGTTCAGCTCGGGAAGCTAATCCGAATGGACTTGCGCGGGTTCGGCCTTTCCGACTGGGACACGCCGAGCTTCACGTTCGACGACATGGTCGGGGACATGGAGGTCGTGCTCGACCACGCGCAGCTCGAGAGGTTCGACCTGGTTGCGGTTTCGCACGGTTGCGCGTTCGCGATGGCCTATGCGGCGCGGCATCCTGAACGGGTGCGCAAGCTCGTGCTGGTCAACAGCTTCGCCGCGGGCTGGCGCGTGCGCGCGGATCCTCAGGAGATCGCGTTTCGGGAGTCATTGCTGGAGATGAACCGCCAGCGGCCGTCCTTCCGGCGCAGCCTGCTCGGAGAGATGTTCATCACGCTCTACTTCCCGTCCGCGAGCGACGAGCTGATCGCCTGGCATAACGAGCATTTCCAGACGCTCGGGCCGGTGCCGAACATGGAGAAGATGATCCAGCTCGCCTCGATGATCGACGTCCGCGACGAGCTACCCAAGATCAAGGCGGAGACGCTGATCTTTCACGCCGACAAGGACGGCAACGCGCCGGTCCATGTCGGCCGGCAGGTCGCCGAGGCGATCGCGGGCGCGCGCTTCATCGAGCTCGACAGCGCGAACCACGTGCTGCTGGGCGACGAACCCGCCTGGCGCCAGTTCACGCGCCAGGCTAGGGCGTTTTTGCGGGGTTAA
- a CDS encoding GcrA family cell cycle regulator, with amino-acid sequence MSWTEERIERLKAMWTEGSTASQIADELGGVSRNAVIGKAHRLGLEARPSPVKPGEEKEKPVPAAAAPAPKAEKVERPAPRAAAPAPAPEQAAPAPAAAAPTRSPQRPANPDLQYRSIGPGGFVRQGPGDQQAPIPPAPPRRLVPAKPSPEVADKTSLLELNDRICKWPMGHPGEPDFHFCGAPSNPGFPYCVQHCGVAYQAQLPRRDRRPPPPLPFGGPRVR; translated from the coding sequence ATGTCCTGGACGGAAGAGCGGATCGAACGCCTGAAGGCGATGTGGACTGAAGGATCGACGGCCAGCCAGATTGCCGATGAACTTGGTGGCGTGAGCCGTAACGCAGTGATCGGCAAGGCGCACCGCCTCGGTCTCGAAGCGCGTCCCTCGCCGGTGAAGCCGGGTGAGGAAAAGGAAAAGCCGGTTCCGGCCGCCGCCGCTCCCGCGCCCAAGGCCGAGAAGGTCGAGCGCCCGGCCCCGCGCGCCGCAGCGCCCGCTCCTGCCCCCGAGCAGGCCGCGCCCGCTCCCGCGGCAGCGGCTCCGACGCGTTCGCCGCAGCGTCCCGCCAATCCCGACCTGCAATATCGCTCGATCGGTCCGGGCGGTTTCGTCCGCCAGGGTCCGGGCGACCAGCAGGCGCCGATCCCGCCGGCTCCGCCGCGCCGCCTCGTTCCGGCCAAGCCGAGTCCCGAGGTCGCCGACAAGACGAGCCTGCTCGAACTCAACGACCGCATCTGCAAGTGGCCGATGGGCCATCCGGGCGAGCCCGACTTCCATTTCTGCGGCGCTCCGTCGAACCCGGGCTTCCCGTACTGCGTGCAGCATTGCGGCGTCGCCTACCAGGCGCAGCTTCCGCGCCGCGATCGGCGTCCGCCCCCGCCACTTCCGTTCGGCGGTCCCCGGGTTCGTTAA
- a CDS encoding ABC transporter permease has protein sequence MNSSSEQSPIWVQTPPGEPVLHGVNWGGLKTLYIKEVRRFFKVQMQTVWAPAITTLLYLAIFTVALGRGGKTVMGIHFADFIAPGLIVMAMIQNAFANSSFSLLVGKMQGNIVDYLMPPLSTGELIAGLVGAAVTRAFLVGFAVWLAMFLWPGVSVAVRHPQWALWFGLMGALMLSFMGLLTSLWADKFDHAAAVTNFVVTPLSLLSGTFYSVHQLAPAFQKVSHANPFFYVISGFRYGFLGVSDSPVLIGALVLFLLNIVLWATCYTLLKRGWKIKQ, from the coding sequence GTGAACAGTTCGAGCGAGCAATCTCCAATCTGGGTTCAAACACCGCCAGGAGAGCCGGTATTGCACGGCGTCAACTGGGGCGGGCTCAAGACCCTTTATATCAAGGAGGTGCGCCGGTTCTTCAAGGTGCAGATGCAGACGGTGTGGGCTCCGGCCATTACCACCCTTCTGTACCTCGCCATTTTCACCGTCGCACTGGGTCGTGGCGGCAAGACGGTGATGGGGATTCACTTCGCCGATTTCATCGCGCCGGGCCTGATTGTCATGGCGATGATCCAGAACGCCTTCGCCAATTCGAGCTTCTCGCTGCTGGTCGGCAAGATGCAGGGCAATATCGTCGACTATCTGATGCCGCCGCTTTCGACGGGCGAGCTGATCGCGGGTTTGGTGGGGGCCGCGGTGACTCGTGCTTTCCTCGTCGGCTTCGCAGTCTGGCTTGCGATGTTCCTGTGGCCGGGCGTGTCGGTCGCAGTCCGGCATCCTCAGTGGGCGCTATGGTTCGGCCTGATGGGCGCGCTGATGCTGAGCTTCATGGGGCTGCTGACCTCGCTGTGGGCCGACAAGTTCGACCATGCCGCGGCGGTCACGAACTTCGTGGTGACGCCTTTGTCGCTGCTGTCGGGCACCTTCTATTCGGTGCACCAGCTGGCGCCCGCCTTTCAGAAGGTGAGCCACGCCAACCCCTTCTTCTACGTGATCAGCGGGTTCCGGTACGGCTTCCTGGGCGTGAGCGATTCGCCTGTGCTCATCGGCGCGCTCGTCCTTTTCTTGCTGAACATCGTCCTATGGGCGACCTGCTACACGCTGCTAAAACGTGGCTGGAAGATCAAGCAGTAG
- a CDS encoding aspartate aminotransferase family protein, with product MAITPLMPVYPRCEVRPVRGEGVYLYGENGEKYLDFASGIAVNLLGHGHAHLTQAIQKQAATLMHVSNLYGSPQGEAFAQRLVDLTFADTVFFTNSGAEAVECSIKTARRYHHAKGNPHKHDLITFSNAFHGRTMATISATNQEKLRDGFAPLLPGFKVVEFDNLDAALAAVDENTAGFLLEPVQGEGGIRPASHEFIAGLRAVCDENDLMLVFDEVQCGVARTGTLYAYEQYGVAPDIMASAKGIGGGFPLGACLATEKAASGMVIGTHGSTYGGNPLAMAAGQAVFDVVANDEFLANVRLMGERLRSALEQMIPNHDHLFDSVRGMGLMLGVKMKTDSRAFVNYLRTQGLLTVAAGDNVMRVLPPLTIDEANVREFVESLSAAAAQYEVPAAAA from the coding sequence ATGGCAATCACTCCGCTCATGCCCGTTTATCCGCGTTGCGAAGTGCGGCCGGTTCGAGGCGAGGGTGTCTATCTCTATGGTGAGAACGGTGAGAAGTACCTCGACTTTGCGTCGGGCATCGCGGTGAACCTGCTTGGCCACGGCCACGCGCACCTGACCCAGGCGATCCAGAAGCAGGCCGCGACGCTGATGCACGTGTCGAACCTGTACGGCAGCCCGCAGGGTGAGGCCTTCGCTCAGCGCCTGGTCGACCTGACCTTCGCCGACACGGTCTTCTTCACCAATTCGGGCGCCGAAGCGGTCGAATGTTCGATCAAAACGGCCCGCCGCTATCACCATGCGAAGGGCAATCCGCACAAGCACGACCTGATCACCTTTTCGAACGCCTTCCATGGGCGGACGATGGCGACCATCAGCGCGACCAATCAGGAAAAGCTGCGCGACGGCTTCGCGCCGCTCCTGCCGGGCTTCAAGGTCGTCGAGTTCGACAACCTCGACGCGGCGCTCGCCGCGGTCGACGAGAATACGGCCGGCTTCCTTCTCGAGCCGGTGCAGGGCGAAGGCGGCATCCGTCCGGCAAGCCACGAGTTCATCGCCGGCCTCCGCGCGGTCTGCGACGAGAATGACCTGATGCTGGTGTTCGACGAAGTGCAGTGCGGCGTCGCACGCACCGGCACGCTCTATGCCTATGAACAGTACGGCGTCGCGCCGGATATCATGGCGTCGGCCAAGGGCATCGGCGGCGGTTTCCCGCTGGGCGCCTGCCTCGCCACGGAGAAGGCGGCGAGCGGCATGGTCATCGGGACGCACGGTTCGACCTACGGCGGCAACCCGCTTGCGATGGCGGCCGGTCAGGCGGTGTTCGACGTGGTCGCGAACGACGAGTTCCTCGCCAACGTCCGCCTGATGGGCGAGCGGCTGCGTTCGGCGCTGGAGCAGATGATCCCGAACCACGATCATCTTTTCGACAGCGTTCGCGGCATGGGCCTGATGCTCGGCGTCAAGATGAAGACCGACAGCCGCGCCTTCGTAAACTATCTGCGCACGCAGGGCCTGCTGACGGTCGCGGCCGGCGACAATGTCATGCGCGTGCTTCCGCCGCTGACGATCGACGAGGCCAACGTCCGCGAGTTCGTCGAGAGTCTGTCGGCCGCCGCCGCGCAATATGAGGTTCCGGCCGCCGCGGCCTGA
- a CDS encoding Hsp33 family molecular chaperone HslO — protein sequence MPTTGLSIDVAIGVTIPARDARGRATRIGPVLDEILSAHQYPPVIERLLAEALTLTALLGTLLKDPEGQMTLQAQTENGAIDLLVCDYLNGELRGYVRHDPARLADVGPSPSLFALFGKGYLAITFDQPLTDERYQGIVPLEGDSLAQAAQSYFAQSEQIPSLVRLAAEKRDGRWTAGGLLFQHLPEGEEGRERLHTQLDHPDWPHVAILAGSVKPEELTNPELPLDELIWRLFHEEAEVRTFTPVHLKRGCRCDPAYVRSVIARFPEEEREAMVGPDGFITVDCAFCSTSFPITLEEVS from the coding sequence ATGCCAACAACCGGCCTGTCCATCGACGTCGCAATCGGCGTCACCATCCCCGCGCGCGATGCGCGTGGTCGCGCCACCCGTATCGGCCCGGTGCTCGACGAGATCCTGTCGGCGCACCAATATCCGCCCGTCATCGAGCGGCTGCTCGCCGAGGCGCTGACTCTGACCGCGCTCCTGGGGACCCTCCTGAAGGACCCAGAGGGGCAGATGACGCTCCAGGCGCAGACCGAGAATGGTGCGATCGACCTGCTCGTCTGCGACTATCTGAACGGCGAGCTTCGCGGCTACGTCCGGCACGACCCTGCACGCCTTGCGGACGTCGGGCCGAGCCCCTCGCTCTTCGCCTTGTTCGGCAAGGGCTATCTGGCGATCACCTTCGACCAGCCGCTGACCGACGAGCGCTACCAGGGCATCGTCCCGCTGGAGGGAGATAGCCTCGCCCAGGCCGCGCAAAGCTACTTCGCGCAGTCGGAGCAGATCCCGAGCCTTGTCCGCCTGGCCGCCGAGAAGCGCGACGGCCGCTGGACCGCCGGCGGACTGTTGTTCCAGCACCTGCCTGAAGGCGAAGAGGGCCGTGAGCGGCTGCACACGCAGCTCGATCATCCCGACTGGCCTCACGTCGCGATCCTTGCGGGGTCGGTGAAGCCGGAAGAGCTCACGAACCCGGAGCTACCACTCGACGAGCTGATCTGGCGCCTCTTCCATGAGGAAGCGGAGGTCCGCACCTTCACGCCCGTTCACCTCAAGCGCGGCTGCCGCTGCGACCCGGCCTATGTCCGCTCAGTGATCGCACGATTCCCGGAGGAGGAGCGCGAGGCGATGGTGGGTCCGGATGGATTCATCACCGTGGACTGCGCCTTTTGCTCGACGAGCTTTCCGATCACTCTGGAGGAAGTGTCTTAG